The segment CGCCCACTGCCTCAAATAAGTTCTCCATTGACGTGGGATTGAATGGATCATCTAAAGGACGATCCTGCCCGCGCAAGAGATAACAGCCATAAAATGCTGCACATTTAAGACCTGAGAGCTTGCGAGTGACTTTTGCCGCGATCGCATCGAGTCCATAATCACTCACCAAAGCCCAGAGTAAATGTTTGACCTCAGTGCTTCCCTGATAAGGCGAACATCCTTCCCGGTTCAAAAACCCATTCACTTGATTCAAATACTCTGAATCTGCTGATTTCAACCGTTCATCCACATGCCCGATTACGCCCTGACAGGTGCTGCAATGCGTCAAGAGCGGCAAGTTTAATTCTTCAGCTAAAGCAATATTTCTAGCATTGACCGTATCTTCGAGCAGTTGAGAATCTTCTTTAAACGTTCCCGAACCGCAACAAGCAGCTTTTTTCAATTCGATCAATTCGATTCCGAGCGATCGCGACACAGCTTTGGTCGATTGATCCAACTCCCGACACGCTCCTTGCGCGACACAACCAGGGAAATAAGCGTATTTCAGAACCATAGAATTTGCCCGACTCATCCGACTTTGATAGTAGCGCCCACCGCCTCGAAAACACCGATCTTAAGAAAAACTGAGGAATTTGGTCAGCGATCGTGGCAAAATGTTCACCGCACCCGAATCTGATATGAGATGACTTCATTCAGATAAGATGAAGAGATGCTCAAAATGAATGAGCATTTCTGTGTTTAGTGTGATTCGTTGCGGCTGCAACTCAAGAGGAATTTTATGAGCGAGACCGAAATTTTTGATAAAGTCCAGAAGATCGTGGCAGAACAGTTAGGTGTCGATGCCGCTAAAGTTGTTCCTGCTGCTAGTTTTGCAAACGACTTAGGTGCAGATTCACTCGACACCGTTGAATTGGTGATGGCACTCGAAGAAGAATTCGACATCGAAATCCCCGATGAAGCGGCAGAAGAAATTGCAACGGTTCAATCTGCAGTTGATTACATCAGTGGCAAAGTTGCAGCCTCGGCTTAGTCAAATCTCCGAAGAATGGGGGATAAGACTGTGACTTGTCCCTCATCCTTTATCCCCACATCCTTTTTTCATTGGACATCATGACAAATACGGTAAATAAGCGCGTTGTTGTCACAGGGCTTGGTGCAATTACGCCGATCGGCAATACGCTTTCTGAGTATTGGGACGGGCTAATGGCGGGACGTAATGGCATTGCCCCCATTACTTTATTCGATGCGTCTCGGCATGATTGTCGTTTTGCCGCTGAGGTAAAAGGCTTTGATCCGATTCAATATATGGATCGCAAAGAAGCAAAACGGATGGATCGCTTTTGTCAATTTGCGGTTGCAGCCAGTAAACAAGCT is part of the Leptolyngbya boryana PCC 6306 genome and harbors:
- a CDS encoding CoB--CoM heterodisulfide reductase iron-sulfur subunit B family protein, which gives rise to MVLKYAYFPGCVAQGACRELDQSTKAVSRSLGIELIELKKAACCGSGTFKEDSQLLEDTVNARNIALAEELNLPLLTHCSTCQGVIGHVDERLKSADSEYLNQVNGFLNREGCSPYQGSTEVKHLLWALVSDYGLDAIAAKVTRKLSGLKCAAFYGCYLLRGQDRPLDDPFNPTSMENLFEAVGATPIQYRGRTQCCGWPLSSYATEQSFQMAGKHIKAAIQAGADCMVTPCPLCHLNLDSRQPEVEQVIGEKLGLPILHLPQLVGLAIGISPSELGLDRHIVATKSVLAKLGK
- the acpP gene encoding acyl carrier protein; the protein is MSETEIFDKVQKIVAEQLGVDAAKVVPAASFANDLGADSLDTVELVMALEEEFDIEIPDEAAEEIATVQSAVDYISGKVAASA